From Parambassis ranga chromosome 9, fParRan2.1, whole genome shotgun sequence, the proteins below share one genomic window:
- the agpat9l gene encoding glycerol-3-phosphate acyltransferase 3-like: protein MEDFWAGALWAMKIWLFLIISLIMFPAMFGFSLGISETYMTILIKTLEWATLKIQKANAEEQAAKAPAANGLIQRENGSMEKELGELRRCRPKPPVGGDFTLSDCFYFTRKGIESIVEDEVTQRFSSEELLSWNLLTRTNNDFQYISLRLTLVYGLGIFVRYCILAPLRITLACIGLSWLVIGTSMVGLLPNWRIKNWLSEWVHVMCYRICARGLSAAIHYHNRENKPQKGGICVANHTTPIDTVILCNDGCYAMVGQVHGGLMGVVQRAMVRACPHVWFERAEMKDRHLVTKRLKDHVKDKTKLPILIFPEGTCVNNTSVMMFKKGSFEIGTTIYPVAIKYDPKFGDAFWNSSKYSMVSYLLMMMTSWALVCNVWYLPAMHQQEGEDAVQFANRVKSAIAHQGGLVDLQWDGGLKRAKVKETFKEQQQKKYSSMVVGDDSSSSNSD from the exons ATGGAGGATTTCTGGGCAGGGGCTCTTTGGGCGATGAAGATCTGGCTGTTCCTCATCATCAGCCTCATCATGTTCCCAGCCATGTTTGGATTCTCATTGGGCATTTCTGAGACATACATGACTATCCTTATAAAAACCTTAGAG TGGGCCACCCTGAAAATACAGAAGGCAAACGCAGAGGAACAGGCGGCCAAAGCCCCTGCAGCAAATG gtctcATCCAAAGGGAAAACGGCTCTATGGAGAAAGAGTTAGGGGAGCTCAGACGCTGTCGCCCTAAACCACCAGTAGGGGGCGATTTTACACTTAGTGACTGTTTCTATTTCACTCGAAAAGGAATCGAGAGCATTGTAGAGGATGAG GTGACCCAGCGGTTCTCGTCTGAGGAGCTGCTGTCCTGGAACTTACTGACTCGCACCAACAATGATTTCCAGTACATCAGTCTGCGGCTGACTCTGGTCTATGGCCTTGGTATCTTTGTAAGATACTGCATTCTTGCCCCACTCAG gataACACTGGCCTGCATCGGCCTGAGCTGGCTGGTAATTGGAACATCCATGGTTGGATTACTTCCAAActggag GATCAAAAACTGGCTCAGTGAATGGGTCCATGTCATGTGCTACAGAATCTGTGCTCGGGGACTTTCTGCTGCTATTCACTATCACAACAG GGAAAACAAACCCCAAAAAGGAGGAATCTGCGTTGCCAATCACACCACACCTATCGACACTGTGATTCTCTGTAACGATGGTTGTTATGCTATG GTGGGTCAGGTCCACGGAGGGCTGATGGGAGTTGTTCAGAGAGCCATGGTAAGGGCCTGTCCTCATGTCTGGTttgagagagcagagatgaaagATCGCCATCTAGTGACCAAAAG GTTGAAGGATCATGTGAAAGACAAGACGAAGCTTCCCATATTGATATTTCCAGAGG GAACCTGTGTCAACAACACATCTGTCATGATGTTTAAAAAGGGAAGTTTTGAAATCGGAACAACTATATATCCAGTAGCCATTAAG TATGACCCAAAGTTTGGAGACGCCTTTTGGAACAGCTCCAAGTACAGCATGGTCAGTTACCTGCTCATGATGATGACCAGCTGGGCCCTCGTCTGCAACGTCTGGTACCTGCCAGCCATgcatcagcag GAGGGAGAAGATGCTGTCCAGTTTGCCAACAGAGTGAAATCAGCCATTGCTCACCAGGGAGGGCTGGTAGATCTACAGTG GGATGGAGGCCTGAAGAGAGCCAAGGTGAAGGAGacgtttaaggagcagcagcagaaaaagtaCAGCAGCATGGTGGTGGGTgacgacagcagcagcagcaacagtgacTAA